A single region of the Schistocerca serialis cubense isolate TAMUIC-IGC-003099 chromosome 7, iqSchSeri2.2, whole genome shotgun sequence genome encodes:
- the LOC126412845 gene encoding zinc transporter ZIP1-like, whose protein sequence is MEINEAKGLVLGTLFVLTFLFSMLPLLLIKKFRGTIDPSKRHRYAVVISHLSCFAAGVFMATALLHLFPEVNETLKRALYFLQIKTDFPVAEFAVSVGFFVILIIEQIVLDYKERTLTQDILTQPAEAEGEQWLSQRRNSIEGISDQVHSNEHDVPAEEPAAHSVFRSVLLLAALSVHSLLEGVAIGLQPDVMSVLQIFIAVVLHKVIIAFSLGLNLVQSRLKLHAIIRSNIIFCVTSPLGIGIAMGLEEFSHNVNSSVINGILQGLACGTFVYVTFFEVLPHEINHGGNRLTKVLVLLLGFSFICGILFLEPSDSTHSETSSLTVSGRHMWII, encoded by the exons atggaaatcaatGAAGCAAAGGGACTTGTACTTGGTACTCTATTTGTCCTAACATTTCTTTTTAGTATGTTACCACTTTTACTTATTAAAAAGTTTCGTGGAACCATAGATCCAAGCAAACGGCACAG GTATGCTGTGGTCATAAGCCACTTGAGTTGTTTTGCAGCTGGTGTTTTCATGGCTACAGCTCTTCTACATTTGTTTCCAGAAGTGAATGAAACTCTTAAAAGG GCCCTGTATTTCCTACAAATCAAAACTGACTTTCCTGTTGCCGAGTTTGCTGTATCTGTTGGATTCTTTGTGATACTGATCATTGAACAAATAGTCTTGGACTATAAAGAAAGAACGTTAACACAGGATATCCTTACACAGCCGGCAGAAGCGGAAGGTGAACAGTGGCTGTCACAACGTCGTAATAGCATAGAAGGCATCAGTGATCAGGTGCATTCTAATGAGCATGACGTTCCAGCAGAGGAGCCAGCTGCACACTCAGTATTCCGTTCAGTACTACTATTGGCAGCCTTGTCAGTGCATTCACTGCTGGAAGGTGTAGCAATAGGACTACAGCCTGATGTAATGAGTGTACTGCAGATATTTATTGCTGTGGTGCTCCATAAAGTTATTATAGCCTTCAGCTTGGGACTCAATCTCGTACAGAGCAGACTGAAACTTCATGCAATCATAAGATCCAATATTATATTTTGTGTTACATCACCTTTGGGGATAGGAATTGCAATGGGTTTAGAAGAATTTAGTCATAATGTAAACTCGTCAGTGATAAATGGTATTTTACAAGGCTTGGCTTGtggaacatttgtgtatgttactTTCTTTGAGGTCTTGCCACATGAAATCAACCATGGAGGAAATCGTCTCACTAAAGTTCTTGTTCTTCTGCTAGGATTTTCATTTATATGTGGGATCTTATTTTTGGAACCCAGTGACAGTACTCATTCTGAGACTAGTTCCTTAACAGTCTCTGGCAGACACATGTGGATAATTTAA